The DNA region GCTCATCAGGATTAACATTTTCTGGTGGAACCACAGGAGTTACTGTATCCGATGCCCATCTCTCATCGGCAAGAAGTCTTGTAACTCCAAGAGCTTTTATTGCTTCACGCACTGCTCTTCCCAAAAATTTATGTCTCTTAAAGTTTTCCTCTAAACCTCTAGTCAGGATATTTTCAAGGGCTTTCTTAAGGGCAAAAACCACGGAAACTGCAGGAGTAAAAGGTGTAGCTCCCTCTTCAAGGAATTTCTTTGCTTGCTTTAGATCAAAATAGAAGCGAGGAAGATTCGCCTTTTCATTATATTTCCATGCTAATTCACTCACCGAGACCATAGCAAGTCCAGGGGGAGTCTCAAGAGCTTTTTGGGAAGCTGTAACTACTATATCAATTTTTAATTCATCGGTGGGCAGATCAATAGCACCTAAAGAACTTACCGCATCCACCACAAGAAGTCTCTCAGGATTTTGCTTTACAATAGGAGCAAGCTCTTTTAAGTCATTAGTCACCCCCGTAGAAGTCTCATTATGAGTTAAAAATACTCCTTTAATATCAGGATTTTCCTTTAAAGTTTTTTCCAGAACTTCAGGCTCTACCCCCTTACCAGGTTCGCATTCAATGGTCTTTATATTTAATCCATATGTCTTACATATCTTCGCAAATCTTTCACCAAAAACCCCACAAATTCCTACTAAAACAGGATCTCCTTGAGAGAAAAAGTTTGCCACTGCAGCCTCCATTCCACCCGTTCCAGAGGCTGTTAATATAAGTACATCATTTTGGGTTTTAAATACTTTTTTCAAAAGTTCAGTGGAAGTTTTAAGTACGCTGGCAAATTCTGCTCCACGATGATTTACCATTTCCCTTGCCATCTCAAGAAGTACATCCTGGGGTACAGGAGTGGGACCTGGAATCAATAAATAATTCTTAGGCATAAGAACTTCACCTCCAATACTTTTTACTCAACTGATAATATAACTCCGCATTCCTTTTAATATGTAAAATCTCTTCTTCCCTCACACTTCTTACTATCTTTCCAGGAACACCAATAACTACAGAACCTTCTGGAATCTCTTTACCTTGAGGAATAAGGGTTCCTGCACCAATAATAGAGTTCCTACCTATGACTGCACCATCAAGAATAATTGCTCCCATTCCAATAAGAGTATTATCTTCTATTTTACA from Dictyoglomus turgidum DSM 6724 includes:
- a CDS encoding pyridoxal-phosphate-dependent aminotransferase family protein gives rise to the protein MPKNYLLIPGPTPVPQDVLLEMAREMVNHRGAEFASVLKTSTELLKKVFKTQNDVLILTASGTGGMEAAVANFFSQGDPVLVGICGVFGERFAKICKTYGLNIKTIECEPGKGVEPEVLEKTLKENPDIKGVFLTHNETSTGVTNDLKELAPIVKQNPERLLVVDAVSSLGAIDLPTDELKIDIVVTASQKALETPPGLAMVSVSELAWKYNEKANLPRFYFDLKQAKKFLEEGATPFTPAVSVVFALKKALENILTRGLEENFKRHKFLGRAVREAIKALGVTRLLADERWASDTVTPVVPPENVNPDELRKYIRNKFGVVLAGGQGSLKGKIFRIGHLGYVEPTDILVAISAIEVALENLGYKGLKGKGVQVAEEVFAEYYKN